The DNA segment tttataacaaccGGTTGTTGTAGATGCTTTTGAGCACATCAAAAGTTCCAAGCGAAATATCTTTGATTTCCCAGAACAAGAAGTTCTCACTTTAACTTgaaaagaaattttattttcagatgaaagcagtgttttatttaactgcacactcatcacattttatttacggttatttatggcgtcagacatatggttaaggaccacacagatatagtgataggaaaccagctgtcgccacttcatgggctactcttttcgattctTGAAgctgcaagggatattttatatacaccatcccaccgacaggatagcacataccacagcatttgatataccaatcgtggtgcactggcttatTTTCAGATGAAACATAAAAGTGACAATTTTACATGTATAGTACTTTCATTCTTATCTTTTGTATCCATTAGATACCTTGAGTAACAATACGCTTCAGTGGTGTCAACACGCAAACAAACTTACATAAAAGGTTTACAATGTTGACAACCGATTATATAACCGATGATTGGTTGGTTCCATTAACCAATCATCAAACATGAAAATCCAACTAATTTCAACCACtagtaataatgttttgttttggtcaTTAGCACTAccgtacatatacatgtatatacaccaAATTCTGCAATATTTTGCTTTGGAAATCAGTCGCTTTGTGTGCAAATCTTACAATATTTAccaaacaaaaaaggaattaTGAGTCTTGTGGGGTAGGATCTATCTATGTTTGTATactgcttgcttgaggtgcttgcatcataggATCGATCCACCTCGGTGGCACTAGTTCAGTTTTTTCCAGTCCAACCAGTGACACATAACTGTTTTATGAAAGgctgttgtatatatatgtatgttctgTCCTATGTGTGAAAAAGtccatataaaaatatcttgctgttaattaaatggaaaaaagtagtcaaaattatcaaatgtttgacatccaagtaTTGATTGCTAATAAATCAGtctgctctagtagtgtcattaaacacaaaatTTTTATTAAGTTCTGTAGAAGCTTCTATTTTGATGtgtggcgggatgtagcccagtggtaaagcactcgcttgatgtgcggtcactttgggatcgatccacatcggtggtcccaatgggctatttctcattccagccagtgcgccacgacttttatatcaaatgccatggtatgtgctatcctgtctgtgggatggtttgtatatataagatccttgctactcatgaaaaaatgtggcgggtttcctctctctatgtTAACATtcccaaacgtttgacatccaatagatgatgattaataaatcaatgtgctctagtggtggtgttaaacaaaataaactttattttgatgtctaTTTTTTCTTTGGTATTTGCAGATCACCAAATATCTTCCAATGCAAGCAATGTTGCCAATATGAGTGGGATCAATGGGACAGACGAATCTTCCAGTCTCAATATGCAGAGGTCAACAGACAGCTGTAGGTGTACAGGAAATATGGTTCATTGTGAAATATAAgttagggtttctgccagagggtaaaaggAAATAATGATATACCCGAACAACTTTTAAAGTAgtggatatagagaataacatttatctcacgagcaaaagcaagtttgatacgtttttaaacagcaAATTGtgaggtaaatggtatctaacgaccattcatgtattattttatttcttacgtatcctcaaaaaccaggtttttagcaaattttaaaatctttttcaactaaaagttatttagtgCCATTGCACGTGTAGGTAACTTAtgtgtcacagacacatgatagtcgggttaactatacgtcacagtgtaatctatttccaccattttgtttttcattggatgcatggcactggtgacctggtcatcacctaggagctgccagtcgtatgtcttgaaattgttaacacacgtatgtgtgcaaacaaccatgtgttatcaaaaataacgggtgtgtaagaaacatttGAATAAGTTTTAGTAAGATTATAGTGTGAGGTCTACTGTTGAATTTCAAAAAGATTTCAACTCCATGACCATTTAGTAGGGGCACTTGTGATCTGtcctgtttttattatgtaccctcaaattattttctggtagAAAGCCTGTAAAGTGGTCAAATCTTTTTATGCACAGTGTTTAAACCTGTTGtcaaaggaaatattttttggTACGTCAATACAGTGTTCACACTTTGACTTGCCTATCGGGCAAGTGTtgacagcactttcacttgccTGACTGCAAATTGTAAAGTACATACATTTATCAATATCCAAACATATACGAtgagaacacatttattttggacatagaaaaatattttagtgtccgtcaataaaattaaataccatTCACTTGAAATATAGCTATCCAAGCAGATTACAATCCTTCCTTCTACCCGGACTGTTGTGTTagtataacattattttcatatattcATTGTATCTTAACATCGGtggctccattgggctatttctcattccatccagtgcttcacaactggtgtaacaaagtctgtggtatgtatgggtttcctctctcaatatgtttttattcaataCATATTacggagcgagacgtagcccagtgctaaatcgctcacttgatgcgcgctcggtctggaatcgatccccgccagtggaaCAGTTGgatatttctcactccagccaatgcaccatgactggtccaccgccatataaccgtaaataaaatgtgttgagtgcgtcgttaaataaacaaaaattccttcctttctatttTCAGATTTCATAACTGTCTCGTCACCAGACCAGGTGTCTGCCATGCAGTCTTTATTTCCTTCCACCCAGAGTTCTTCTAGTCACGGTGCCACAGATATGTTACTGGCATCAGCGAGCACACAGAGAAATACTTTAATGGACAACGTGTCGACATTGTCAAACACGCAGTGTATTTCTTCGAACATACAGACAGCAGATAATGTAGCCGATGCCTTGACTACTCAGACTGTTAGCATGATGGAAAACAATGCAAGAAACGGTTGTCCGCAGCAACCCGCTAATCAAAATAATCAAATGAATTCTCAGCAAATTGTGATGGACAATTCTGGCGGCAACACGAATGTGAAGACTATGGTGTCTGCCGACTCCTTAAACCTGCAGCAGAATGTGAATTCGCAGAATGTGGTGAGGAATCACGGGGAGTTAAATTCACCAAATGTTGCTGTGGCGGCAGTTGGCAGTTCGAATGTGCAGGATGTTGCCAAAGGGATACTAAACGCCCAGAACCTGTTGAGTGGAAACGTGATTTCCATCCCTCTTCAGAGTCCGTCTGGCGCGAACCGGATCAGTATTAACACGTGCAGTGAAAATCAAGGTATTGGTATGTTGGATCATACCCAAGTTAAAGCCCCAATTTTTGTGAATATCCATAACATGAATGCTTCCCAGACGGTTACTGCTCATGGTCATGTCGACTCGTCTCCAAATGGCTCTCAAGGCATGAATCCTTCCGTGTCGGTAGGCAGCCATGATACATCACCGGCTAATATTGGATTGGCTGTTGATAGAAGTCTGCCTAATGTGTTCCTGATTCAGGGCACTGCCAATTCGCCCAAAATGTTGATTGTGAATGCGGGGAAAAATAACCTTGGACAAATTCCATGTACTTTTGCCAGTCCAGCCCAGCTTAACATCAAGGATGTGTTGTCGTTGGATACTGGCAGTCAGGTTAATGTAGGCGAGCCAAACATTGCTTTGAATAATGAACAGAATCTGTTTCTTCATAAACTTCTGATGGAAGCTCGAGGAAGTTTGAACATTGTTTGCAGCAAAGAAAACAGTCAGCCTGTTAATTCACCTCACGAAACTGTTAGTGCGCCCTCGCAGTGCATGGATTTGGGTAGCCGCGAGAATGTTAATTTGATCAATATGTTGTCGAATAATATTGGTATTTTGAACTCTGTATCTGTGCCAGTGAACTCGCTTCctaaaaacacttcaggtgccGAAGGTGTTGGTGTCCAAGCACAACACATGGATTTAGGAAGTCAGGATAACTTAAACCTGACACAGTTACTGTCAAATAATCACGGAAATTTGAATTCTCAATCCTCGACGATGAACACACCAAAGAACCCTGGACAAGgagatggtggtggtggcacaCATTTACACTGCATGGATCTTGGAAACCATGAAAACATCAGTCTCTCAAATCTTCTTTCAAACAATAATGGGAACATGAATTCCCCACAAGTTCAAGAGAGAATGCAAGCGGGGGAGAATCCTTCCCAGGGGGGTGATGTTCCACAGAATGTTGGAGGCATGCAGCAGCGAATGGATCTTGGCAGTCAGGATAACCTCAATTTGAGTAGTCTCCTTGCGGTGGATAATAAAGGAAATTTGAATTCCGAATCAATTCAAGTGATCGCACAATCGGCCAGGCCTCCCGAACAGATCCTGACGCCCACCAAAGATGAAGTAAAATCCCCCGTCATGATGACGAATACGAACACCGATATGACGCAGCAGGGATCCAATCAGATGACAGCTCACAAGCAGGTGGGTGAGCACGGGATGGAGTCGAGAAGTCCGACTGCGTCGCATGTGATGATTAACAATCAAGGTCAGCTAGTCTCGGAAAACATGGAGGTCTGCCAGCAAGGAAACATGTCTGTGCAGCACGTGCTAAACCAGGCCGGGCAAAACGTAGCCAATCAGAATGTTGGAAATCAGAGTATGGCTGGTGAGAACATGTCTGGGCAGAGTATGGCCGGTCAGAACATATCTGGCCAGAATATGGCTGGGCAGAACACAGATGGACAACAGTTGGAGAGTAGAATGGAGATCAGCATTCAAGAGAATTACAGTGCTAATCAAGCTAATGGGAAGAATGTGTCGCAGGCTTCAACAAGtatgtttaatgaaatttaaatttttattttttattaggaTAATATGTTggttaaaaaaagtaaagtgaTTTGTATTTCAATGTTAAAGTTAGTAAAATAATGAActatatttgccaaattcagttttaatttgcatttggtTATTTTGCAAATAACAGGTTAACCATGCATAATTAAAGTTGGAAGGTGATACAAACATAAAATTGTAACTGCTTACCTTCTTTATCCCAAGACTGATGTCATCGGTGGGTCATTTTTAGTTTGCACAATTCTTGTTTTAAGAAATTGCTTTGGACGTTTTTGTCACTGAATGTTACATTCGAAAATGTGAAAAACGAATCCTCCTATTTTCCCGTGAAACTGATTTGGGGTGTACATatttttacagtattaaaaGTGGGCATGAACACAGTCTATATTTTGTGGATAAAAATTCATCctaaattcattaatttatgcatcatatttttattgtttcagaTTCGGCAACCAGTGGGACGGTCAACACAACCGTAGGCTTGCCATTAGACCTTCACAACATATGCCTGGACACGTTTCagaatgttccactgaatatgGGCAACCTCAATCAACAGGCCGTTTTCTCGACAGCCACCTCATCCTCGCTGAATGTCCAGCTGAAATCGCCCACCAGTGCTGGAGCCAACCAGCATCCCATGTCGACGACTTCCGTGTTCTCAACACAAACGAACAACTTCAACAGTATCTCCATCTCAGAAACGACCGACAACGCGATCACACAACTTAATAATCTCGGTGCTGAAAGCCAGCTGAGCGAACCGAGTTTAAAGCTGTCCCAGCCATGTACACTGAACGTGTCTTCACAAGGGTCCATGCTTCGCCGAATGCTGACGGGTGACTGCGACGACGCTTCCCTCTCCCCTAGTTCTCCCATATCTAATCCCGAAAACCAGTTGGAGTCGCCCAGGGACCTCTCGTCGCCTAACAACTTCTTCCAGGACATGACCACTCAGTCGACGTTGATCAACAATGCAGAGAAGCTGCACCTCAGCTCGGATGCGTACGTTAAAGACGAAACCAGCGACGGTTTCAATCTCATGATGACGCCATTCCAGACCGAAGACAATACAAATGTTCCAAACAAAATTCACAAAGGTTGCCGAGACGACGATGCCCATTCGTCAAGGTCCGACCCTATCTGTGTCGACAAGTTGTTCGATGCCAATGGAGCGTCGTCGACGACTAGTTACGAGTTCACAAAGTTTGGCTCGGACATTCCAGGTGTTTTCAAGTTCGGTCTTTCCAGCAAAGCTAGTACTGTGAGTACAAGCTGTACAAACACCAGGTAAAGGATCTTTTTGTTGTTGCATCCCTAGCGAGTTGTTAATATTTATTAGTTGTTCAAGAAATGATGACATGGGGAAGGTAAGACTCTTAAGAGGCACAATATATAGGTGTATAGGCTCCCATTGTAGGGTGGGGGGCTGAAGTACTGACGTTtgctcgaatctggataacattttaATCATATTTTCTTTGCTATCAAAATTGCATAAACACGGTATGAGCAAAACGATTGTTCCTGATGTCTGGCAGACACATTGGCAGATATGATTTTAAAATCCTGAGGATGACGTCGCAGCATCATGGTGGGGAGTCATCCTGGTTATAAAGTTGTAGAACACTGTCCTAAGCATAATGTCGTACTCCATTAGCGCTGCTAAGAGCCTGTGAATGAATTAGCTTTGAAATTGGATTTCTCTTGGCAAGCCACatgatttcaaattttatgggaGCACTTTTTGGTACTGTGCTCTGTTACCATCGGAATCCAAGGGAAgctgttttatgtgtatattgggacaatatttcaaattctTGGGCAACGGTtaaaccggaagtcagttcacgtgagttttacttgggtaaccgattgttcggttacgtgaatatagttctagTAACCAATCAGTTATACCTGCCTAACTATAAAACACAGACCTACGGTtctatgcatatatattttgaatttgacttctgttacttttaattttagaagttaattgttcaccacgtaacccaATTGGCGGTTcacatgattttaaagttgcgtaaccgacacatGAACAGAACAGCGGttctcatgaaatattgtgctctTGTATAATGTACATAATGCGGTTTTTTCTGGTTTGTTTTCAGGGCTGTTCCTTCGATTGTTATGAATATGTCTCAGGGTGGTGAATCGCTGAAATCTGTGGTCCCCCCACCTGCTAAGCCTGCAGGACACAGCAAGAAGGTCAAGGATCCTAGTCTGAGCAGTCATTTTCCGAACAAAAGTCATGGCTACGAACTACAGATCGTCAGTCAACCGGAAGAACAACATCGCGCCCGGTATTTAACTGAGGGAAGTCGCGGAGCAGTCAAAGACAGGTCGCAACAGAATTATCCAATTGTTAAGGTTTGTTTCTAAATAAAGAGTCTCTGTACATCAGCTAGTGTGAATTTTCTTTGATTCCATATAACAATAATGAAACAATAACAATCCatgtatgaaataaataatacacacattTATGAAATACAAAAAACCACATTATTTACGAAAAGCACACATAAATGTGTTTATGCATTTTATACATTGTGACAGCATGTAAATTATGTATTACTTAGACAACccctcctacccccccccccatcccttaCCCCCCAgtccccctacaaaaataaatgatacataattacactttttttttctctaaaaattataatttaaaaaatcaatttttttatttcacgtCTATAACTGATGAATATGTCATTTTTGTTCATAATAGGCCTATAAGCATTCaaataagtataaatgtatgGGTTAagctaaaaacattttttataaaatggggAAACACTTCATGttccatgtaaatgatgtcctaaattctGTGTGCATATGAAAATTAAGTTGTGTAAATTAGGAAATGTGCAGgcaattttcagaggcttgGCTCACACATTTTGAAGTGTGTCCAGATTCTTATATTAAATTTCACAGTGGATTTTATTCTTACTATTTCCTGTTTGTTACAGTTGCATGGCCACAATGAGGCGGTTAAGCTCCAAGTGTTTGTTGGATGCGAGACGGGGCGAATGAAGCCGCATGGTTTCTATCAAGCATGCAAAGTGGCTGGAAAGAACTCGACTCCGTGTATTGAGAAAGAAATCGATGGCACCATGGTTATTGAGTTGGACATTAATACATCCAGCGACATGACAGCAAGGTAGTGTAGCATAAATGgccacatatacacacactcacacccaTGTAAGTTACTAGTGTTTtgacagtacatgtatttatttaatgctggaccggcctcggtggcgtcgtggttaagccatcggtctacaggctggtaggtactgggttcggatcctagtcgaggcatgggattttaaatccagataccgactccaaaacctgagtgagtgctccgtaaggctcaatgggtaggtgtaaaccacttgcaccaaccagtgatccataactggttcaataaaggccatggtttgtgctatcctgactgtgggaagcgcaaataaaagatcccttgctgctaatcggaaagcgtagcccatgtagtggcaacagcgggtttcctctcaaactctgtgtggtccttaaccatatgtctgacgccatataaccgtaaataaaatgtgttgagtgcatcgttaaataaaacatttctttctttagttaATGCTGGAAACAGAATTACGTTGAACATTTTTGTATGGAAATACCTTAATTTGTTACGGTACAATGTGTATCAAACAAAttactgggggtggggtgtcacaaaattctaaaaagggcaaCTTTTAGTAGGCTAATGAGCTGAACCTCCAAAGAGAGCAAAGTCTGTTGTTGATGGTTCAGGGACATGAGTCTTGGAAaatgtgggggagggggcaggacatagcccagtggtaaagcactcgcttgatgtgtggtcggtttaggatcgatccctgttggtggccctattgggttatttctcattccatccagtgctgcacaactggtgtaacaaaggccgtggcatgtactatcctgtctgtgggatggttcatataaaagatcccttgctgttaattgaaaagagtagcccatgaaatggcgacagcgggtttcctctctctatatctatgtggtccttaaccatatgcctgatgccatataaccataaataaaagtgttgagtgcgtcgttaaataaaacatttccttctttccttggaaaatgttaaaataaacatttcgcAGACGTGTTGTTAAGCTAGTTCTGGATAACGTTGCGTTTACAAAAAGGTCATTAAAAAGATTACTGTAATGGGTGAGTGTAGGTGGATGGGGAGGTCCTCGAACAGTATGAAATTATTAGCAGCCTGGTTCTAACCACATTTCAAGTTAGTTCCTAGAAGGAAAcactaggggggggggggggggggggggggggggggggaatgactAAAGTTGTATGGTTTGATTTCTTGGTTAACTTCTATTGACTAAAGTTGTATGGTTTGATTTCTTGGTTAACTTCTATTTatatgtagtattttattttttcagaatAATTATCTTGATGCCTACTAAACCTAATTGGCCTATAAGTTGACACATTCTGGGAGTAAAATTTGATTCCTGTTTCAACTGAAAATTTATTAGTAACTactgtttaatgatttaaacttgtgtagcgatctctgaaacttgtgtagcaaaTCATGACACAATACTGAATAAAAACGTTCCCGGATCCCACCACTTATGTCATGCACTGACATTAACTCAgaattaaattttcatttgttaacaGTGTGGACTGTGTTGGAATTCTGAAGTTGAGAAATGCTGATGTTGAGAAGAGAATTGGCGTCACCAAGGCACGAGCAAAGAAAAAGAACAGCACGCGTGCACGCCTGGTTTTCCGCACGACCTTCCAGAAGTCCGATGGACACTACATCACTCTACAGGCTGCATCTACACCCATTCTTTGtagtatgtttttttaaattaaaattagatattttgttttaaaaacaaacaaaaaacctacttctgtgaatgaaggtaatgTTAACCTTGCAGAAAgtaacgaatgaatgtttaacaacaccccagcacattggcTATTGATTGACAAAAAGGCAaacttgaaaatatttattgcatgaACTTGGTTAAAAATGCTTTGTGGTATTATTCTGTTTGAGAGGTAAGTATTCTTCTaaaaggggcaggatgtagccagtggtaaagtgttcacttgatgcgcggtcggtctaggatcgatccccgttggtggaccaattgggctatttctcgttccagccagtgctccacaactggtgtaacaaaacccgtggtatgtactatcctgtctgtgagatggtgcatataaaagatcccttgctgttaatcgaaaagagtagcccatgaagtggcgacagcgggtttcctctctcaatatctgtgtggtccttaaccatgtctgatgccatataaccataaataaaatgtcttgagtgtattttaattttttttaaatatttattcacagaacccctgtttacatttgttttctgtCCCAACCACAGGGATGAAGTGACAGagttaaaatacaaaattaaacatcATTTAGGTATACATATCGAAATTTTCATTcagtatttacaattgttattatCACGAAGTTATACGTGTATGTGTGAATATTAATGATACAGATAGAAAAAAGATTGTATATTATTTAGCCCGAGTTCTCATAGTTTATAATTTTGGACTAgacatgtaaaataattatttaaaaattgactATACAAAATGGCTTCCATCATGAATTTGTTATTCTAGGTTGGGGTGTTAAAAAAAGGTTGTTCGTACTTATGgttggggggaaaaaaaggttTTACATATTTCCGgtgattcattttgttttgaataagCTTTTTCTCCAGAATACAGCCCTAATGAATTTGTTCTGTATAATATGAAgcttagttttgttttaatcgTCTATTCCAGCTCAGCCTATTGGACAGCCTGAGATTCTGAGGGTGAGTCTGCTCGAGGCGACTGTCGACGGAGGACAGAGCATGTTCATTATCGGGAAGAATTTCCTGAAAAACACGCAGGTCTTCTTCCAGGAGGTCGTCATGGAGAACGGAACCATTCTCTGGGAGAAAGAGGCCAGCATTGAGCAAGAATTCTTTCAACAGGTAAAACAGGTCCTCATCTGTAGcagggcggggcgtagctcagtggtaaagtgctaaagtgctcgcttgatgcgcggtcagtctaggattgatcccagtcggtggacccattgggctgtttctcgttctagccggtgcaccatgactggtatgtacGTGTTATCCAGTCTGAAatagtgcataaaaaagatcccttcttactaatggaaaaatgtagactccaaatgaccatatgtttcacaactaatagccgatgattaataaatcagtgtgcactagtggtgttgttaaacaaagcaaaacttTTCATCTGTAGTATTTCTGATATGGTAGGGGAAGGagcggtgtgggatcaatccccgtcagtgggcccattgggctacttctcgttacagccagtgcaccacgactggtatatcaaaggccgtgatatgtactaccctgtctgtgggatggtgcatataaaagatcccttgctgctaatcgaaaagagtagcccatgaagtggcaacagtgggtttcctctcttaatatctgtgtggtccttaaccatatgtctgatgccatataaccgtaaatacaatgttttgagtgcgtcgttaaataaaacataattctttctttctttggtagGGGAAGGAAAAAGACCGAAGAGAGGGAGCATTTGGGGTGTACTAATGGGACTTCTATGAAATCtgtcaaataaattaatttaaaaccaCTGAAGCACAGTGTGGCATATAGACACCAACATCGCTATCAAATATTCCTGGGTCTCACAACATTAATTTACTTCTGTCAAAGAGATTAGTctgtgttgaagtttgttttgtttaacaacaccactagagcacattgatttattaatcatgggctattggatatcaaacatttagtcattcagacagtcttggagagaaaacccaGTAAATTGTTTCCATTAAAaaccagggatcttttatatgcaccatcccacaaacaggatagcacataccacatcctttgatataccgtgaaacctctcaaaaccggaccctctgtaaacatgAATTCCCtaaaaaccggatgtttttcatggtccctttttaaatatctgtacagaagagaacctctctaaactggatacctcttaaaactggactttttacttggtattATAAGGGTGTCCAGTTTGGAGAAGTTTCAATGtatcagctgtggtgcactggttggaatgagaaataacccaatggacccactgactgGTTGACCTCGTATCAGGCAAGTGCTATATCACTTGCCTCTGTATCGTCCCCTAACTTGAGGAAATTAGGCTGTGTATTTggtgtaaatttgtaaaaattgtcacctacagtttttgttttaggGCTTATGGACATTTATTAGCCATTTtagaaatgttaattttaaaactaaaagtgATAATTTGCAATAAGATTTTGATACAACttcagttaaaatgtttttcataacTTATTTTCAGCCACATCTCATTTGTAGGACTCTgcaatacagggcttctagaatttttataaaaatctacTAGCTTTGATcagtgatttaattttttttactagccacgattaaaaattgaCTAGCCCTACTTAAAGTAAATACAAtgttactaatagtaataatcggatatgttaGCCTACCTAAATAGGGAGATTGAGCTTAAAAAGCCTTGGATTTGGAGGatgggcaggatattcatatttacaaaataagacttaaatgctgcatttgacaactttttttcactagccatcgggcatggctaTAGTAGTTATTACTAGCCcaccattgaatatcactagccattaaagtgggcctaccataatctagaagcccttgtgatatttattagacattttatcattttgagaaataataagaataatttgaAACGAGATTTAGTCAAAACTGTagttaacttctttttttttttttaacttgtttttaGACACATTTGATCTGTACGGTCCCCGAGTATCATAACGCAAGTGTTGACAAACCCGTTGACATGCAGATCATTGTGAAATGTCGTGGTAAGCTGAGCGATCCTCACGAGTTTATGTACAAGCCATGTAAGTATTTGACCGGCACTAGACGTTCATTCATCACATTGTGGCTGGTGTAACCTCCTTCATACTGTGAGTGATTAACTTCTTGTAGatgtacaaacaaaaaagaaacaatgtcTCCAATGTATTGTGGAAGCATCTGCGTGCATTTTCTTGAATAAAAATGTAACTGACATTATATTTCTTGGCATGTATGTCAAGGTTAATGGTCGTAACTGTAATCGACTTCTGTATTTTAGTTTAATGCTTCAAAATCTGAAatgattaaatatcatttttattaccAT comes from the Gigantopelta aegis isolate Gae_Host chromosome 14, Gae_host_genome, whole genome shotgun sequence genome and includes:
- the LOC121387996 gene encoding uncharacterized protein LOC121387996 isoform X1, encoding MPSDADHQVDIKIFSETKCNIIKQDIMSMSNNEFQEFFNDQVFGTSLAEAACNHGNSINNQDSSVGTDHQISSNASNVANMSGINGTDESSSLNMQRSTDSYFITVSSPDQVSAMQSLFPSTQSSSSHGATDMLLASASTQRNTLMDNVSTLSNTQCISSNIQTADNVADALTTQTVSMMENNARNGCPQQPANQNNQMNSQQIVMDNSGGNTNVKTMVSADSLNLQQNVNSQNVVRNHGELNSPNVAVAAVGSSNVQDVAKGILNAQNLLSGNVISIPLQSPSGANRISINTCSENQGIGMLDHTQVKAPIFVNIHNMNASQTVTAHGHVDSSPNGSQGMNPSVSVGSHDTSPANIGLAVDRSLPNVFLIQGTANSPKMLIVNAGKNNLGQIPCTFASPAQLNIKDVLSLDTGSQVNVGEPNIALNNEQNLFLHKLLMEARGSLNIVCSKENSQPVNSPHETVSAPSQCMDLGSRENVNLINMLSNNIGILNSVSVPVNSLPKNTSGAEGVGVQAQHMDLGSQDNLNLTQLLSNNHGNLNSQSSTMNTPKNPGQGDGGGGTHLHCMDLGNHENISLSNLLSNNNGNMNSPQVQERMQAGENPSQGGDVPQNVGGMQQRMDLGSQDNLNLSSLLAVDNKGNLNSESIQVIAQSARPPEQILTPTKDEVKSPVMMTNTNTDMTQQGSNQMTAHKQVGEHGMESRSPTASHVMINNQGQLVSENMEVCQQGNMSVQHVLNQAGQNVANQNVGNQSMAGENMSGQSMAGQNISGQNMAGQNTDGQQLESRMEISIQENYSANQANGKNVSQASTNSATSGTVNTTVGLPLDLHNICLDTFQNVPLNMGNLNQQAVFSTATSSSLNVQLKSPTSAGANQHPMSTTSVFSTQTNNFNSISISETTDNAITQLNNLGAESQLSEPSLKLSQPCTLNVSSQGSMLRRMLTGDCDDASLSPSSPISNPENQLESPRDLSSPNNFFQDMTTQSTLINNAEKLHLSSDAYVKDETSDGFNLMMTPFQTEDNTNVPNKIHKGCRDDDAHSSRSDPICVDKLFDANGASSTTSYEFTKFGSDIPGVFKFGLSSKASTVSTSCTNTRAVPSIVMNMSQGGESLKSVVPPPAKPAGHSKKVKDPSLSSHFPNKSHGYELQIVSQPEEQHRARYLTEGSRGAVKDRSQQNYPIVKLHGHNEAVKLQVFVGCETGRMKPHGFYQACKVAGKNSTPCIEKEIDGTMVIELDINTSSDMTASVDCVGILKLRNADVEKRIGVTKARAKKKNSTRARLVFRTTFQKSDGHYITLQAASTPILCTQPIGQPEILRVSLLEATVDGGQSMFIIGKNFLKNTQVFFQEVVMENGTILWEKEASIEQEFFQQTHLICTVPEYHNASVDKPVDMQIIVKCRGKLSDPHEFMYKPLPPTIKVEDPMETDQIQNKSVPYGVSPVAMDLIRQVEQHQTVSTTSLFQLPPGTVKGISSTGTTPVLYPDLNVQMNTTPPSSYQIPPPAAAAMPVSGVVTTNVQTPPTAQHTVTGSESAATIKTVFMNPPPPTSNIQTSSPMVSSSNMTTVPQHAPPVMSPAPLQTPMILILPGTTSTNSLIQPLQDINNVEALLKSLLGHQNGMR